A single genomic interval of Aureliella helgolandensis harbors:
- a CDS encoding cupin domain-containing protein → MMRRKFIGWGIACLLALGLGIGLALAEQASEAGEHVKVLSAVEIVEALDGQKAKATTVEVTLRPSQSGQAHRHPGPGFVYALEGEYELGIDDQPTRRFNAGETFYEPTGCLHRVSRNPSPTTNTRLIAVVLHPQDTEEIVLPAEMVDRHSK, encoded by the coding sequence ATGATGCGGCGAAAGTTCATAGGCTGGGGAATTGCTTGTTTGCTAGCTCTGGGCCTGGGCATTGGCCTAGCGCTTGCGGAACAGGCGTCTGAGGCAGGGGAGCACGTGAAAGTCCTCTCAGCGGTGGAGATCGTCGAAGCACTCGATGGCCAAAAGGCCAAAGCGACAACCGTGGAAGTGACCCTACGGCCTAGTCAGAGCGGCCAGGCACATCGGCATCCTGGGCCAGGTTTCGTCTATGCGCTCGAAGGTGAATACGAACTAGGGATCGACGATCAACCAACGAGGCGTTTCAACGCGGGCGAGACCTTTTACGAGCCGACCGGCTGCTTGCATCGAGTCTCGCGGAATCCGTCTCCGACGACCAACACTCGGCTCATTGCAGTCGTACTGCATCCTCAAGACACCGAGGAGATCGTGTTACCCGCCGAGATGGTTGATCGCCATAGCAAGTAG
- a CDS encoding carboxymuconolactone decarboxylase family protein — translation MTRFSQRQISEETHESVRACFSVEELGDLAWIIATINAWNRVNIALQTAPGGYQPASTLE, via the coding sequence TTGACACGGTTCTCGCAGCGGCAAATCTCTGAAGAAACACATGAGTCCGTGCGCGCCTGCTTCAGCGTGGAGGAGCTGGGTGACCTAGCTTGGATTATCGCCACCATCAACGCATGGAACCGAGTGAATATTGCGTTGCAAACGGCACCAGGCGGTTATCAGCCCGCTTCTACGCTGGAGTGA